The stretch of DNA TCCGCCGCGGCGCGGTGCCTTTCGAGGTCGACCGGCTTCTTCGGCTCGGGGAGCGGGCGCGTGGGTTCGGGCTGCTGGGGCTGCTGGGGTTGCTCGCGCTGCTCGGGGCGGGGCCTGTTGTACGACGTCGTACGCGTCATGATCCGGCCCGAGGGAAGCCGCTCCTTGGTGCGGGACAAGTACCCGTGCGCCTCCAACTCCCGCAGGGCGGAGGCGATGCGCGTCTCCCCTTCGGGGAACTTCGCGGCCAGAGCCTTGATGCCGACCGGCGCGCCGGCGGGAAGCGACTGGAGGTGCGTCGCGAGACCGATCGCCGTCAGGGACAACTCGGAGTGCTGAGCGAGGTGGTTTCCGACCACGGTGAACTGTTCGCTGTGGTGTTCCACCACGTGGTCAAGTCCGGTCCGCGTACGGCCGGTGCGGGCGCGCAGGGGCGCGCTAGGCTGCTGTTGAGCCATGGGGAAGAGCCTCATTCTTCCTCGGTGGTCAGGCCCTCGTTCGGGATTGCAGTCCCGGCGGGGGCCGTCTCATGTTCGGTTGTCTTGCGTTCTTGCGTTCTGTCGCGGCTGACGTTGCACCACGAAATCCCCTGAGCGCCAGTTGAGTTGGCGATGACCACTCTTGTGGGTGACGGCGCGATACGGGCGGGGCGGGGTGGGGTTTCCCCAAGCCCTTTACCTGGTTCTTTGTCTTTGGCGTCGGGCCTGACCGGGTCACGTCGCGCCACGATCCGGTAGCAGCGCGAGCTCCGCCCAGACGGTTTTGCAGGGGGCGGGGCCTTCGTC from Streptomyces sp. BA2 encodes:
- a CDS encoding helix-turn-helix domain-containing protein, which encodes MAQQQPSAPLRARTGRTRTGLDHVVEHHSEQFTVVGNHLAQHSELSLTAIGLATHLQSLPAGAPVGIKALAAKFPEGETRIASALRELEAHGYLSRTKERLPSGRIMTRTTSYNRPRPEQREQPQQPQQPEPTRPLPEPKKPVDLERHRAAAELLSGLRTLAPRLLLTERDVRRLVPAAAAWLERGVAAADVQLTLASGLPPEPLRHPAAFLAHRLTALLPPAALTAPKAPRPDPLQTCEACDRAFRSPEPGQCRDCRTYGVAAA